The genomic DNA AATTTCTTTGACTTGTCCATTCAGATAATATTGCACCATTTCCCCATGCTTAATGCCGTCTTTAACTACGTAGTAACTTGCTAAATTACCATTCTCATAACAATCATAGATTATTCCGGTAAATAAATGTTCGGTACCCTCTTGATCATATTGCACTATAAAAGAATCATATTCGTCTCCTCCATAGCCAAATGTCTCATCGAACAAACTACCATTTTCTAGAACATGACCTTTTTTTAGTATTTTAATATTCTTCAACTGCTTTAGGATATGGCGACCAATCTAAATATTTTTCACAAAAAGATTCTTCCTCAAAATCTTAAAAAAAGAAATCACAACCTGCTGAGATCCCTTGGATTTTACCCTTCCTATAATTAATCATTCTTAAGTATCTATTTCTTCCCAAGTAATAATATCTCCCATACCCGCTGCAAAGATTGGAATGGCAACATCTTTCCTGAAATAAGACTCATTAATCACATTTTCTCATTAACCGCATCAATTCGATATTTCCATTATGCCCCTATAGAAGAATTTATAGATTCATCCCCCAATGTCTGCCGAAAAGTCAAGGGGTGCTATATCTCTGGGGCTTTCTTTATTATATTCGTTTGGGAATACAAAAGCTTATTCCTAACTCATAATTAAGTTGGAATAAGCTTTTTCTAAGTTTGTTATTTCCTCAAGTTGAGTCCGTATAATTGTGTAAATTGATAGACTTCCAAAAATAAAGGGAGCCATATTCAAAACCCTCAGTTAGAATGGTGTTGTCGAATCATCACTCTAAATACACGAGGTGGAATTGAAATGGCTCAATATCAGATTACCGTAGATTCACAACTTTTACAGCAACTTTTTTTAGGGAATTCGCAGGATTCAGGTGTCGCTAAGTTGCTTGAATCTGTACTGAACCAAGTCTTACAAGCGCAGGTGACGGAACAAGTGGAGGCAGACCGATATGAACGTTCGGAAGATCGACAGGGATACCGCAATGGCACGTATCCGCATCAACTTCATACACGTGTTGGAACCATCACCCTGAGTGTTCCACGTATTCGTGGCGGTAAATTCACAACGGAGCTGTTTATGCGTTACCAGCGAAGTGAACAAGCACTCATTCTTGCCATGATGGAAATGGTCATCAATGGTGTCTCTACGCGGAAAGTGTCTCAAGTCACAGAAGAACTCTGCGGTACCGAATTCTCCAAATCTACCGTTTCCGATCTATGCAAACGTCTTGATCCGATCGTTACTGCGTGGAATAACCGTCCTCTATCCGACAGTCGGTTCCCCTTTGTTCTGGTGGATGCCTTGTATTTAAAAGTGCGAGAAGACGGGCGAGTCCGATCTCGTGGAGTCATGTTAGGCATTGGCGTGAATACAGACGGCCAACGTGAAGTGTTAGGCCTGATGCTAGGAGATACCGAGTCGGAAGAAAGCTGGACGGAGTTCTTCAGTTGGCTCAAACAACGTGGTCTTCGCGGTGTGGATCTCATCGTCTCTGACGATCATGGCGGGCTCGTCCGTTCCATAAGGCAGCAACTTCAAGGAGTCGCTTGGCAACGCTGTCAGACGCATTTTATGCGCAATGTTTTGGACGCCTCTCCAAAGGCTTTAAAGGAAGAAATTCATGGTCATGTAAGGGCGATTCTAGAGGCTCCTGATCCAGACACCGCTCGTATGCTGCTTAACCAAACCATTAGCGCTTATGGCGACAAAGCACCCAAAGCAATGAGAACATTAGAAGCAGGCTTTGACGATGCTACAGCCGTTCTGAGCTTACCTGAGAAGTACCGTAAACGTCTTCGTACAACGAACAGCGTGGAACGCTTAAACGAGGAGGTGCGACGTCGGGAACGAGTGATTCGCATCTTCCCGAATCGTGAATCTGTCATTCGTTTGATCGGTGCGCTGCTTATGGAACAAGACGAAAAGTGGGCAGCTGGGAGGAAGTATCTCGATATGGCCGAGTATCTCAAATGGCGTGAGAACAAGCCGAATACTACAGCAAAAGTAACCCGTATGATGTAACCGAATCTAGCTGAGGGAATTTACACATAATTAGGGACTTGATCATTTCCTCATTAATACACTATCTATCTTAGAATTATTAGTTAATCTTGCATTTACCAGATAGTACATCCCTGATTACAGTCAGTTGCAGATCTTCGGAGTAGACCTTACATGCTTTGGCCTCCTTTGACCCTTCATAACACCTGCCAAGTACAATCTGTAATGGTGCTTTTATCTATCCCCAACTGCTTCGCCTCATAACTTGGATTTGATTCATTCTAAAGGCATCGCTTTACGAAACGTAACTTTACCTCTAAAGAAATTAGACTCCTTTTAGACATCATTAACACTCAATAACATCGGTTTCTAAAAATTTCAGCAAAATTTGATTCGCTGTTCTTAAATATTTATAAACTTCAACCTCTTTAGTTTATTACTTTTCCCTCTGTAATTGAGAAAATTAATTCGTCGCCATCATCATATACAATGCATAACTTCTCATCTTCAATTACATAAAATTCATTTATAACTTCTCTAAGTCCCATTTCCCATAAAATCTTTCCTTCATAATTAAAAACATAGATATCAAGTTCACAAATTGCAATAACAGCATTCTGTGACTGCACTTCTATAAATTCATAAAATATTGATGTTAACTTTTTTTCAAAAACAATGTTGTCTAGGGACATATCAACGCATATAATATTTTTCTCAAATCCCAAAAACAATTTATTATTTTTATCTTTTACTACTATATGTGGCTTTATACCACAATCATAATAAGCTATACCACATTCAAAATTAACCTCACTAACTGTAATAACTTCAAACCTATTATTGTTACCTTTTACATCACCAAACACTTTTTTTGAATTTCCATTAAATATATTTGCTGCTAGACTAGAAAGTGGACACGGAGAACCGAGAATGAGATAGAATTAAAATATCTTTATTCGAGGTGTCCGACATGACAAAAAAGTATGACAAAGAATTTAAAATGCAGACTGTTCGACTCATTCAAGAAGAAGGAAAATCGGTGGCACAGGTAGCTCGCGAAATGGGCTTGCACGAGAATACGATCTACCGGTGGATGGCCGAGTTTAAACAAGACGGCAGCCAAGCCTTCCCCGGCAGTGGCCAACTTAAGCCGGAAGATAAGGCTGTGCGTGACCTCCAGAAACGAATCCGTGATCTGGAAGAGGAGAACGATATCCTAAAAAAGGCCATGCACTACTTCGCCAAAGACCGGCGCTGATCTATTCATTCATCTATGATCATCGCTTCGAGTGCCGTATCGCGAAGTTGTGCGAAACCCTGGAAGTATCCAGAAGCGGTTATTATAAGTGGACCAAACGTAAAGAGAGTAAACGCGAGAAGCGTCGGAAGAAGCTGGAGCGGCGTATACGACGGATCTTTCTAGATAGCCGTCGTCTCTACGGAAGCCCGAAAATCCACAAGGTACTCCAAAAGCAAGGAACCAAGGTGTCTGAGAAGACCGTAGCTCGAATCATGAAGGAGCTGGGCCTTGTGTCCCGGACCGTAAAGAAGTACAAGGCTACCACGAACTCTAAACACAACTTTACGGTGTTTGATAATGAGTTGAATCAGCAGTTTCAGGTACTCGCTCCCAATAAGACCTGGGTTACTGACATCACGTATGTGCCAACCGATGAAGGCTGGTTGTATCTCGCAAGCGTCATGGACCTGTACAGCCGCAAAATCGTTGGGTTTCATATGGACGAGCGCATGACCAAGGATCTCGTGTTAAAAGCCTTAGAGCGCGCCTACATGCAACAAGGAAAGCCGCAAGGCATCCTGCATCACTCTGATCGCGGCAGCCAGTATGCTTCCCACGACTATAAAGCCCGGTTAAAGGAATATAGCATGAAGGGCAGCATGAGCCGCAAAGGAAATTGTTATGATAATGCGTGCATCGAGTCTTTTCACAGTGTAATCAAGAAGGAACTGATCTACCTGGAGAAGTTCAAAACGCGAGAGCAGGCTCGAAAGCGCATTTTCGAATATATTACATGCTTCTACAATGGAAAAAGGATCCACTCATCCATAGGGTATCACACACCCAATCAATACGAACGTTTGTACCGTTTTGCATCGTAATTTTCTCGGTTTTATGTGTCTACTCTATTGACAGAGGTACAATTTTATTTCAACGAACTCTTATCCAGATAGCATAACAATAAACAGTTGTCTGATTTTCTATTGACAATTCAGCCTTTTTATCTTTTTACGAAACGATATCTCCTTATTCACCATTAATACTCAAACATAGAAATAGCCTGTTTCTAATTATCGT from Paenibacillus woosongensis includes the following:
- a CDS encoding IS256 family transposase: MAQYQITVDSQLLQQLFLGNSQDSGVAKLLESVLNQVLQAQVTEQVEADRYERSEDRQGYRNGTYPHQLHTRVGTITLSVPRIRGGKFTTELFMRYQRSEQALILAMMEMVINGVSTRKVSQVTEELCGTEFSKSTVSDLCKRLDPIVTAWNNRPLSDSRFPFVLVDALYLKVREDGRVRSRGVMLGIGVNTDGQREVLGLMLGDTESEESWTEFFSWLKQRGLRGVDLIVSDDHGGLVRSIRQQLQGVAWQRCQTHFMRNVLDASPKALKEEIHGHVRAILEAPDPDTARMLLNQTISAYGDKAPKAMRTLEAGFDDATAVLSLPEKYRKRLRTTNSVERLNEEVRRRERVIRIFPNRESVIRLIGALLMEQDEKWAAGRKYLDMAEYLKWRENKPNTTAKVTRMM
- a CDS encoding IS3 family transposase (programmed frameshift), with translation MTKKYDKEFKMQTVRLIQEEGKSVAQVAREMGLHENTIYRWMAEFKQDGSQAFPGSGQLKPEDKAVRDLQKRIRDLEEENDILKKGHALLRQRPALIYSFIYDHRFECRIAKLCETLEVSRSGYYKWTKRKESKREKRRKKLERRIRRIFLDSRRLYGSPKIHKVLQKQGTKVSEKTVARIMKELGLVSRTVKKYKATTNSKHNFTVFDNELNQQFQVLAPNKTWVTDITYVPTDEGWLYLASVMDLYSRKIVGFHMDERMTKDLVLKALERAYMQQGKPQGILHHSDRGSQYASHDYKARLKEYSMKGSMSRKGNCYDNACIESFHSVIKKELIYLEKFKTREQARKRIFEYITCFYNGKRIHSSIGYHTPNQYERLYRFAS